Proteins encoded in a region of the Devosia sp. RR2S18 genome:
- a CDS encoding Arc family DNA-binding protein, whose product MARNDPQINIRLPIELKERLEEEAQSNNRAFKAEVVARLQASFEDNFGDAVLLERIRELVLAKRMNDLFGAEISDAIGVYASSYSEAETWHEAAAELIRLGLVAAEILPPDESKPAGGRDLRYWSTPEGRAFMEKHWEDRDRDLEEGSRVLDELTRPNLKTDIK is encoded by the coding sequence ATGGCTAGAAACGACCCACAGATCAACATTCGCCTGCCGATAGAGCTTAAGGAGCGTCTGGAGGAAGAGGCGCAGAGCAACAATCGGGCTTTCAAAGCCGAGGTCGTTGCGCGGCTCCAGGCGTCCTTCGAAGATAATTTTGGTGACGCCGTTTTGCTTGAGCGCATCCGCGAGCTCGTGCTTGCCAAGCGAATGAACGACCTGTTCGGCGCCGAAATATCAGACGCGATTGGCGTGTATGCCTCAAGCTATTCGGAAGCAGAAACATGGCACGAAGCGGCCGCGGAACTAATCCGGTTAGGCTTAGTCGCAGCAGAAATATTACCACCAGACGAGAGCAAGCCTGCCGGCGGTCGCGACCTCAGGTACTGGTCGACACCGGAAGGCAGAGCTTTCATGGAGAAGCATTGGGAGGACCGCGATCGCGATCTAGAGGAGGGATCCCGCGTGCTTGACGAACTCACCAGACCCAACCTGAAGACCGATATCAAATGA
- a CDS encoding ribbon-helix-helix domain-containing protein: MARIDPSLVVRLPADLKERLRQQAQDERRTLTGQVIHMLETALPPESTKQGNAA, translated from the coding sequence ATGGCGCGTATCGATCCCTCCCTGGTTGTTCGGCTCCCAGCTGATCTCAAGGAGCGACTGAGGCAGCAGGCGCAGGACGAGCGTCGCACCCTCACCGGTCAAGTCATCCACATGCTGGAAACCGCGCTACCACCGGAAAGTACCAAGCAAGGCAATGCCGCATGA
- a CDS encoding DUF6074 family protein, whose amino-acid sequence MTPEQLELFPGTGRNAVAAEQGSRPSRPEAPLTELSKVKPAPRKRKATTVNWRIPKNSAVPFPVDRQVAYVRMIARALDARDERLAAKYWRTECNRLIGRLQVQGFTADVIAAEVRRFANAVALARRDDDRQQPGGAA is encoded by the coding sequence ATGACACCAGAACAACTCGAGCTCTTTCCGGGAACAGGACGGAACGCAGTTGCCGCCGAGCAGGGCAGTCGCCCTTCCCGGCCCGAGGCACCGTTGACAGAATTATCAAAGGTGAAGCCAGCACCGCGCAAGAGGAAGGCGACGACGGTTAATTGGCGGATCCCAAAAAACTCCGCGGTGCCGTTCCCCGTCGATCGCCAGGTGGCCTATGTGCGCATGATCGCCCGAGCCCTCGACGCTCGCGACGAGCGTCTGGCGGCGAAGTACTGGCGAACCGAGTGCAACCGGCTGATCGGCAGGCTGCAGGTTCAAGGTTTCACCGCCGACGTCATTGCCGCTGAGGTGAGACGGTTCGCCAATGCTGTGGCCCTCGCCCGTCGTGACGACGATCGGCAGCAGCCTGGCGGTGCCGCATGA
- a CDS encoding type II toxin-antitoxin system RelE/ParE family toxin has protein sequence MTEDEVMRLKNLLSENPDAGDLIVGTGGARKVRYAKAGKGKSGGYRVITYYTADDIPVFLMDVYAKGEKINLTPKERVELKKELDSFAEEYRAMVREKVSEMRRSEKAS, from the coding sequence ATGACCGAAGACGAGGTCATGCGGCTCAAAAACCTACTATCAGAGAACCCCGACGCGGGCGATCTAATCGTAGGCACTGGCGGCGCTCGAAAGGTCCGCTACGCGAAAGCCGGAAAAGGCAAGAGCGGTGGGTATCGGGTGATAACGTACTATACGGCCGACGACATCCCGGTCTTTTTAATGGATGTGTATGCGAAGGGGGAGAAGATCAACCTGACGCCAAAAGAACGCGTCGAGCTGAAAAAGGAGCTGGACTCTTTCGCCGAGGAATACCGGGCAATGGTCCGAGAGAAGGTATCAGAAATGCGAAGGTCGGAGAAAGCCTCATGA
- a CDS encoding helix-turn-helix transcriptional regulator: MSVDTETRYLTSAQVRHRFGDISPMSLWRWSNNASLAFPQPMKIMGRNLYKESDIIAWEEAQQKAKAS; encoded by the coding sequence ATGAGCGTCGACACCGAAACTCGCTACCTGACGTCAGCGCAGGTCCGACACCGCTTCGGCGACATCAGCCCAATGTCCTTGTGGCGCTGGTCGAACAACGCCAGCCTCGCCTTCCCTCAGCCCATGAAGATCATGGGCCGCAATCTCTACAAGGAAAGCGACATCATCGCCTGGGAGGAGGCGCAGCAGAAGGCGAAGGCATCATGA
- a CDS encoding helix-turn-helix domain-containing protein, with translation MSTAGKRLLGAAKEMRAIARGEAKPAHMLIPPDVDVKAIRKGLGLSQDEFAAEFCFSINQIRDWEQNRKRPLDANRAYLMLIQAQPAQIMQALREVRAQAAAAPELKKVAQG, from the coding sequence ATGAGTACTGCCGGAAAGCGGCTGCTAGGTGCGGCCAAGGAAATGCGGGCAATCGCGCGTGGCGAGGCGAAGCCCGCGCACATGCTCATCCCTCCGGATGTTGACGTGAAGGCAATACGAAAAGGCCTGGGTCTCTCCCAGGACGAGTTTGCAGCGGAGTTCTGCTTTAGCATCAACCAGATCCGCGATTGGGAGCAGAACCGCAAGCGTCCGCTCGACGCTAATCGAGCATATCTAATGCTGATCCAGGCCCAACCGGCGCAGATCATGCAAGCACTACGAGAAGTTCGCGCCCAAGCCGCTGCAGCCCCTGAGCTCAAGAAGGTCGCTCAAGGCTAA
- a CDS encoding DUF5681 domain-containing protein: MTAPAPTGRTIGGRFAAGNPGKPKGARHKTTLAIESLLDKDANAITRKAIALAKDGDMTAIRLCLERLAPPRRGRTVHLPDMPKVESVSDVPKAIAYVLEQVAGGEITADEAADITALLGRYAEACKTIEYEERLKALEQRFGQR, encoded by the coding sequence ATGACAGCACCGGCACCCACTGGCCGAACAATCGGGGGGCGGTTCGCTGCAGGCAATCCCGGAAAGCCGAAGGGTGCCCGCCACAAGACGACCCTGGCAATAGAATCCCTGCTGGACAAGGATGCTAATGCCATCACCCGCAAAGCCATTGCTTTAGCCAAGGACGGGGACATGACGGCGATCAGGCTCTGCCTCGAACGACTGGCGCCCCCTCGCCGCGGACGCACGGTGCACCTCCCCGACATGCCCAAGGTCGAGAGTGTGTCGGACGTGCCAAAGGCCATCGCCTACGTACTAGAGCAGGTGGCGGGCGGCGAAATCACCGCAGATGAAGCCGCCGATATCACTGCCCTACTCGGCCGTTACGCCGAAGCCTGCAAAACCATCGAGTACGAGGAGCGACTGAAAGCTCTCGAGCAAAGGTTCGGCCAGCGATGA